The Streptomyces puniciscabiei genomic interval ATCCCACCAGCGGAACGCCATTCATGCTGTTGTCGCCGGCGGCGAGTACTACGTGCCGGCAGCCGGCCGGCTGTCCGCGCGGCTGGGGCTGCCCGGGCTGGCCGGCACGGCCGTGGACCAGGTCCGGCACAAGGCGAGGATGCTCGAGGCGGTGGCTGCGGCCGGCCTGCACGTACCGAGGTTCACTGTGGTCCGTGAGCTGGCGGAACTCGATGCAGCATGTGCTTACGTGGGCTTCCCCGCAGTCATCAAGCCGGTCGATTCCGGCGGGAGCGTTCACGTGTCGCGCGTCGACTCTCTCGAAGAAGCGCGCCGGGCGGTGTCTGCGATCCACGCCGAGGAGGGACTCGAGTTCGACCGGCCGCTGACCGCCGACGTGATGGTCGAAGAGTACGTGGCTGGAACGGAGTACAGCGCCGACGGCTACGTCAGCAACGGCGAAGTCACCGTTGTGGCGGTGACGCGGAAGCTGCTCGGCCCCGAGCCGCGGTTCCTGGAGCTGGGGCATCTCACGCCCGCGCCGCTCGACGAGGCTGTCCGCCACGAACTCGCGTCGTACGCCGCGGATGTCGTCAAGGCGGTGGGGATCACGACGGGGCCGTTCCACTGCGAACTGCGCCTCAGTGAGGGGCGCCCCGTACTCATCGAGGTGGCCGCGCGCCTGCCCGGCGGCAAGATCACCGAGCTCATGGAGATGGTCACCGGCCTCAGGCTGCCCGGAAGGGTCCTCGCGGACATCACCGGCGCGGATCCCCAGAGCGCGGCGGCGCATGGCGAGCCGGTCGCCAAGGCGACTGGCATTCGTTTCCTGACCG includes:
- a CDS encoding ATP-grasp domain-containing protein; protein product: MPYRVLVVQPAFSANAYITHARSLNWDVVVASYEAEGRRVAEFVRSAATEMIVTDTNSGDVLEAAVVQSHQRNAIHAVVAGGEYYVPAAGRLSARLGLPGLAGTAVDQVRHKARMLEAVAAAGLHVPRFTVVRELAELDAACAYVGFPAVIKPVDSGGSVHVSRVDSLEEARRAVSAIHAEEGLEFDRPLTADVMVEEYVAGTEYSADGYVSNGEVTVVAVTRKLLGPEPRFLELGHLTPAPLDEAVRHELASYAADVVKAVGITTGPFHCELRLSEGRPVLIEVAARLPGGKITELMEMVTGLRLPGRVLADITGADPQSAAAHGEPVAKATGIRFLTAGGAGSYARLEGWDELTSEPWVMGSHVLIEPGVGIKTDEADYSCRIAAVVFTADSPEEALERWYEIGDRVRVVST